A single window of Rubripirellula lacrimiformis DNA harbors:
- a CDS encoding DUF1501 domain-containing protein: MSFRAPSRPSGCRDFRRSNRISRRQVLQAGSLSALGLGLGDLESRLALAQQSGDILPTRRAKACIFLFMWGGPSQLDTFDLKPDAPSEVRGSFRPISTKVPGTQICEHFTGLASMTDKVAIIRSLTHDDPAHLSSGHATLTGQPAPVLKSDADPPSAKDSPHLGALVSKLRPTTNGLPPFVAMPWKAYHPAAPGGEAPGQHGGWLGSAYDGMLLHGDLNDPNWHPQGLSLPADIGIGRLESRLELLKTMDAQRAMLHRSLGASSYGNHQSRAMEMIGSSSVRSAFDLTRESDATRKRYGRNVHGQCVLMARRLVEHGVPLVSVNWHNDGKNFWDTHGDNFNRLKNDLIPPADQALSALLTDLEDRGLLDETIVAWVGEFGRKPQITAANAGREHWPFCYSGLLAGGGIRPGMVYGSSDQHGAYPASDPVTPQDFATTILHAMGLPTQTALLDRQQRPHRITSGRVLHDLLV, encoded by the coding sequence ATGTCATTTCGTGCCCCCAGCAGACCATCGGGCTGCCGCGATTTCCGACGATCCAATCGCATCAGCCGCCGTCAGGTGCTGCAGGCGGGATCTCTGTCGGCGCTCGGTCTCGGTTTGGGGGACCTGGAATCGCGGCTAGCCCTTGCGCAACAAAGCGGTGACATCTTGCCGACTCGGCGTGCGAAGGCATGCATCTTTCTGTTCATGTGGGGCGGCCCATCTCAGCTGGATACGTTTGACCTGAAGCCCGATGCACCGTCGGAAGTTCGCGGCAGCTTTCGTCCCATATCGACCAAGGTGCCCGGAACTCAAATCTGCGAGCACTTTACCGGTTTGGCATCGATGACCGACAAGGTTGCGATCATTCGCTCGCTGACGCACGACGATCCTGCTCACCTATCCAGCGGTCATGCGACTTTGACGGGCCAACCGGCACCGGTGTTGAAGAGCGATGCGGATCCGCCGAGCGCCAAGGACTCGCCCCACTTGGGCGCGCTGGTATCGAAACTTCGGCCCACGACGAATGGTCTGCCGCCCTTCGTTGCCATGCCCTGGAAAGCCTATCATCCGGCCGCGCCCGGTGGCGAAGCCCCGGGGCAACACGGCGGTTGGCTGGGATCGGCGTACGACGGCATGCTGCTCCATGGCGATCTGAATGATCCGAATTGGCACCCGCAAGGCCTGTCCCTGCCGGCGGACATCGGCATCGGCCGCTTGGAATCACGACTGGAACTGCTGAAGACGATGGATGCCCAACGCGCGATGTTGCATCGTTCGTTAGGCGCATCATCCTACGGCAACCACCAATCTCGCGCGATGGAGATGATCGGGTCCAGCAGCGTGCGATCGGCGTTTGACTTGACTCGGGAAAGCGACGCGACTCGTAAACGCTATGGCCGAAACGTGCACGGCCAGTGCGTGTTGATGGCCCGACGACTGGTCGAACACGGTGTTCCGCTAGTGTCTGTGAATTGGCACAACGACGGAAAGAATTTCTGGGACACGCACGGCGACAATTTCAATCGCTTGAAGAACGACCTGATTCCGCCAGCCGACCAAGCGCTTTCGGCACTTTTGACGGACTTGGAAGATCGCGGATTGCTGGATGAAACCATCGTTGCCTGGGTAGGCGAATTTGGCCGCAAGCCGCAGATCACTGCTGCGAATGCCGGGCGTGAACACTGGCCATTCTGTTACAGCGGGCTCTTAGCGGGCGGCGGAATTCGCCCCGGGATGGTCTACGGATCCAGCGATCAACACGGTGCCTACCCTGCATCCGATCCTGTCACGCCACAGGATTTCGCTACCACCATCCTGCATGCGATGGGACTGCCCACACAAACCGCTTTGCTCGACCGACAACAGCGACCCCACCGAATCACTTCAGGGAGAGTTTTACATGATTTACTTGTATGA
- a CDS encoding DUF1549 domain-containing protein has protein sequence MNLMRNRTLTICFAGLGWLCLSLPVTAQTITSVQPRTAGPGQTIPLRIQGTDLNESLRLVSSDPSVDWKIEKVEPTAATVQLTLSETVPLGPTRLWLTTATGKIHSHTLFVDDLDAVTDNGNNHSKETAQPIANRSTIAGVCDASKSDFYRVHATAGERIAIEVHTQALRSTMDPVLRLFNADGETLIQADDTSVGPDCRFSYEVAAEGDYWIEIHDSRNSAGGAPYQLRVGDFPIIHQSFPLVVRSGEKSEVGFTGPDGQRLGSRQIEFPATDRGPIQMGVQFDDGQSSSWVPIDRSPHPQFMEAESTDALTLPIGINGRLEQPREVDRYLVRGTKGQVVRFAAKTRSLGSPTLLQMQLFSAADSKIAETKVTDADEWSFDATFPEDGDYRLEVTDLLKRGGESFAYFVDCTPAGTFTVAMKPDAKTREEFMLEPGHGACALDLQVSRFGFDGEIDLTLTNPELGLRILNPRIPAKATTAKIYITADDHWNAASLGVLRIIATAVGNPNQSCLVNSHALRRVKEPFVLAPATQADGAIVLAATATTDAPFTMEPTSPVQFARPVRSHSAALKPKRINDKFKSAVDLLPSALPSGWNATTKVDKEAYSVTLTRNDQATDEPERLPLLVYGELDGHGRVETYNLPIQWIDPVRVTAQFAEPFVRGGRVRAEIRLRREGGDPQPVTLTLTNLPCGITGPESIAIAADQTQATFELQIAGDADLAADRELTLNANSKFTGQDFTVTSTHPLPVILDSPANLTVYPSEIALADSRARQQLAITGTNQQDMPRDWSRHARLTSSDPKIAEVRDGVVYPIADGQTEVMVQVGSIQQAIPVRVSNMATPRQIEFESEVLVALSKQGCNSGACHGSPSGKGGFRLSLRAFDKKLDQLTLIREDFGRRTNVLDPDQSLLLLKPLMNLAHGGGKQLHQDNAAYPILRDWIAGGAKADPEGIARITKLEVYPSQKQILAIKDGGQQLAVTAKFSDGRERDVTHLVAYETSDTSVATVDANGFVTPHDRGEVAILVRLLEYIESVPLMFVDDLPNFQWESPTPNNYVDQLVNAKLQQLQYLPADTCSDDEFLRRVSLDLIGILPTIDETTAFLADTAPNKRQRLVDTLLQREEYAKFWALKWGDLLKMTSKLVGDEGVYKYHRWVEQSLHENMPYDEFAQQLLTGAGSTLANPPANFYRTSTDMNECVETISQVFLGARLQCAKCHNHPFERWTQDNYYGLGAFFNRVQRRKTDRPGEMFVYTSFAGDVTQPRTGQVMDPWLPQVGSIQSPNDTDRRTAFAEWLVNPDNPYFARIEANRIWSQLFARGIVDPIDDFRDSNPPSNATLLDALAKDFVGSGYDRKHLLRVILNSRTYQASYRTTEFNQEDSKYFSHQEPRLLGAEQLLDAINRTLAIDQTFGSLPAGTLATHLPAPDVVKVDFLKVFGQPERSTVCACERADDSTLGMAIELFNGPMIHKKLQLANNRFRKSLAAGKSVEEVVKEVYLAAVCRPPSEIELKSALDHCKKNSDPVVGVEDVCWALFNTDEFLFQH, from the coding sequence ATGAATCTTATGCGAAATCGCACACTCACCATCTGCTTTGCCGGCCTCGGATGGCTGTGCTTGTCGCTTCCCGTCACCGCCCAGACGATCACTTCGGTGCAACCGCGAACCGCCGGGCCGGGACAGACGATCCCGCTGCGGATTCAAGGCACCGATCTGAATGAATCGCTGCGTTTGGTTTCCAGTGATCCATCGGTGGACTGGAAAATCGAGAAAGTTGAACCCACCGCAGCCACGGTTCAACTGACGCTTTCCGAAACGGTGCCGCTTGGTCCCACCCGTCTTTGGCTGACGACAGCAACAGGCAAGATTCATTCACACACATTGTTTGTCGATGATTTGGATGCGGTCACGGACAACGGCAACAATCATTCCAAGGAAACAGCACAGCCGATTGCCAATCGATCAACCATCGCCGGGGTTTGCGATGCATCGAAAAGCGATTTCTATCGCGTTCATGCCACCGCGGGGGAGCGGATTGCGATCGAAGTTCACACGCAAGCTCTGCGATCTACGATGGACCCGGTGCTGCGACTGTTCAATGCGGATGGCGAAACGCTGATCCAAGCGGACGATACTTCCGTCGGTCCAGATTGCCGGTTCAGCTACGAAGTGGCCGCCGAGGGTGACTACTGGATCGAAATTCACGACAGTCGCAACTCCGCCGGTGGCGCACCCTACCAATTACGGGTCGGCGACTTCCCGATCATTCATCAGTCTTTCCCACTGGTTGTACGCAGTGGCGAAAAATCCGAGGTCGGGTTCACGGGCCCCGATGGACAACGTTTGGGTTCGCGTCAAATCGAGTTCCCCGCCACAGATCGGGGGCCGATTCAGATGGGGGTCCAATTCGACGATGGGCAATCATCCAGCTGGGTACCAATCGATCGCAGTCCACACCCGCAATTCATGGAAGCCGAATCGACCGATGCCCTGACGCTACCGATCGGCATCAACGGTCGACTGGAACAACCCCGCGAAGTCGATCGCTATCTGGTACGCGGTACGAAAGGGCAAGTCGTCCGATTTGCGGCTAAAACGCGCAGTCTGGGCAGTCCCACGCTACTGCAGATGCAGCTATTCAGTGCCGCGGATTCGAAGATCGCTGAAACGAAAGTCACCGATGCGGATGAATGGAGCTTCGATGCGACTTTTCCCGAAGACGGCGACTATCGACTGGAAGTGACGGATCTGCTCAAACGCGGGGGAGAATCATTCGCGTACTTCGTTGATTGCACACCGGCCGGAACGTTTACCGTTGCGATGAAGCCCGATGCCAAGACGCGAGAGGAATTCATGCTGGAACCTGGGCACGGCGCGTGTGCACTGGACCTGCAGGTTTCGCGGTTTGGATTCGATGGCGAGATCGACCTGACGTTGACGAACCCCGAACTTGGGTTGCGAATTCTAAACCCTCGTATCCCCGCCAAAGCCACCACAGCAAAGATCTACATCACGGCAGATGACCACTGGAACGCCGCCAGCCTAGGTGTGCTGCGAATCATCGCGACCGCCGTCGGCAATCCCAACCAAAGCTGTCTGGTGAATAGCCACGCCCTACGACGCGTCAAAGAACCATTCGTGCTGGCACCCGCCACGCAGGCCGACGGCGCGATTGTTTTGGCCGCGACCGCGACAACGGATGCACCGTTCACGATGGAACCAACATCCCCCGTGCAGTTTGCCCGCCCCGTCCGTTCGCACTCCGCAGCGCTGAAGCCCAAGCGAATCAATGACAAGTTCAAATCAGCCGTCGACCTGCTGCCAAGTGCCTTGCCGTCTGGCTGGAACGCGACGACCAAGGTCGATAAAGAAGCGTACTCGGTCACCCTGACCCGAAACGACCAAGCCACCGACGAACCTGAACGGTTGCCGCTGCTGGTCTATGGTGAATTGGATGGACATGGCCGCGTCGAAACGTACAACCTGCCCATCCAGTGGATTGATCCGGTTCGCGTCACCGCCCAGTTCGCGGAACCTTTTGTCCGGGGTGGCCGCGTCCGTGCCGAAATCCGTCTGCGCCGTGAAGGTGGCGATCCGCAGCCCGTCACTCTCACGCTGACAAACTTGCCATGTGGCATCACCGGTCCCGAGTCGATCGCGATCGCGGCCGACCAGACGCAGGCGACATTCGAACTACAAATCGCCGGCGACGCGGACCTGGCTGCCGATCGTGAGCTAACGCTGAACGCAAACAGCAAATTCACAGGGCAGGACTTCACCGTCACATCGACGCATCCGCTGCCTGTGATCCTGGACAGTCCTGCAAACCTGACGGTCTACCCAAGTGAAATTGCGTTAGCGGATTCACGGGCCAGACAACAACTGGCGATCACCGGGACCAACCAGCAAGACATGCCACGGGATTGGTCTCGTCATGCACGCCTGACCTCGTCGGACCCCAAAATCGCGGAAGTAAGGGACGGAGTCGTGTATCCGATCGCCGATGGACAGACCGAGGTGATGGTCCAAGTCGGCAGCATTCAACAAGCGATCCCCGTGCGAGTTTCCAACATGGCGACGCCGCGTCAGATCGAATTCGAATCCGAGGTCTTGGTCGCGTTGTCCAAACAGGGCTGCAATTCGGGAGCATGCCATGGTTCGCCAAGCGGCAAGGGAGGCTTCCGGTTGTCGCTGCGAGCCTTCGATAAAAAGCTTGATCAATTGACTTTGATTCGCGAAGACTTCGGCCGCCGCACCAACGTCCTTGATCCCGATCAAAGCCTGCTGTTGCTGAAACCACTGATGAACCTCGCACATGGCGGCGGCAAACAGTTGCACCAAGACAACGCGGCCTATCCGATCTTGCGTGACTGGATTGCCGGTGGTGCCAAGGCCGATCCCGAAGGCATCGCACGCATCACCAAACTGGAAGTCTATCCCAGTCAGAAACAGATCTTGGCCATCAAAGATGGTGGCCAACAATTGGCCGTTACGGCGAAGTTTTCCGACGGACGCGAACGTGACGTGACTCATTTGGTCGCCTATGAAACATCCGACACATCGGTTGCGACCGTGGACGCCAACGGATTTGTGACGCCACATGATCGCGGTGAAGTTGCGATCTTGGTGCGGTTACTGGAATACATCGAATCCGTACCGCTGATGTTCGTCGACGACTTACCCAATTTCCAGTGGGAATCCCCCACGCCGAACAACTACGTTGACCAGTTGGTCAATGCGAAGCTGCAGCAACTGCAATACTTACCCGCAGACACATGCAGCGACGATGAATTCCTGCGTCGGGTCAGTTTGGACCTGATCGGAATCCTACCGACCATCGACGAAACGACCGCATTCCTAGCCGACACCGCCCCGAACAAACGCCAACGTCTCGTCGACACGCTGCTTCAGCGAGAAGAGTACGCCAAGTTTTGGGCGTTGAAGTGGGGCGACCTGCTGAAGATGACCAGCAAGTTGGTCGGCGACGAAGGGGTCTACAAATACCATCGATGGGTCGAACAGTCGCTGCACGAGAACATGCCGTATGACGAATTTGCACAGCAGTTGCTGACCGGAGCCGGCAGCACGTTGGCCAATCCGCCGGCGAACTTCTATCGCACATCGACCGACATGAACGAGTGCGTCGAAACGATCTCGCAAGTCTTCCTGGGTGCCCGACTGCAGTGTGCGAAGTGCCACAACCATCCGTTCGAACGTTGGACCCAGGACAACTACTACGGCCTTGGCGCCTTTTTCAATCGTGTCCAACGACGGAAGACCGATCGTCCAGGTGAGATGTTCGTCTATACCAGCTTTGCCGGCGACGTGACCCAACCGCGAACCGGTCAAGTGATGGATCCTTGGTTGCCGCAGGTGGGCAGCATCCAATCGCCGAACGACACCGACCGACGCACCGCGTTCGCGGAATGGTTGGTGAATCCCGACAACCCGTATTTTGCCAGGATCGAAGCCAATCGCATCTGGAGCCAACTATTTGCGCGAGGCATCGTCGACCCGATCGATGATTTCCGAGACTCGAACCCTCCATCCAACGCAACGCTGCTGGACGCGTTGGCGAAAGATTTTGTGGGAAGCGGTTATGACCGGAAACACCTGTTGCGAGTCATCCTGAACAGCCGCACCTACCAGGCAAGCTACCGAACGACGGAGTTCAATCAAGAAGATTCGAAGTACTTCTCGCATCAAGAACCGCGCTTATTGGGTGCCGAACAATTGCTGGATGCGATCAACCGCACCTTAGCAATCGACCAGACCTTCGGCAGCTTGCCTGCGGGAACGCTGGCTACGCACCTGCCGGCCCCGGACGTCGTGAAAGTCGACTTTTTGAAAGTGTTTGGGCAACCCGAGCGAAGTACCGTCTGTGCATGCGAACGAGCCGATGATTCCACACTGGGGATGGCCATCGAACTGTTCAACGGTCCCATGATTCATAAAAAGTTGCAACTCGCCAACAATCGATTCCGCAAATCATTAGCGGCAGGGAAGTCGGTCGAAGAAGTTGTGAAGGAAGTCTACTTGGCCGCCGTTTGTCGCCCACCATCCGAAATCGAATTGAAGTCTGCATTGGATCATTGCAAAAAGAATTCAGATCCAGTCGTCGGAGTCGAAGACGTGTGCTGGGCACTGTTCAACACCGACGAATTCCTATTCCAACACTAG
- a CDS encoding WD40 domain-containing protein, with protein sequence MKDLSFLGLASRAIGCRRFATGSLLGLAVLCAPASGDDAATVSFRSDIAPILLESCLACHGPKKAEGGYRVDTYDELLKAGDSGELPIAASLDHVSELVRRIISDDESERMPAENDALPPAQVQLIKTWVAAGGKFDGKDSGLSLSLVMPPVRYADPPEVYSQAVPITATTFSPDGKQIVTSGYHELAIWNTEDATLVRRIQNIGQRVFALAFSSDGQTLAVGCGQPGRSGEVRLVDFNSGDVKEVIARTNDVVLDLAYRPGTNDLAIASADSTIRIINTETLKEIRAFASHADWVTAVAWSDDGTRLASASRDKSVKVYDGTTGDLLSSYLGHGAAVRGVSILADSKQVVSVGADNKLHRWNIEGAKKVAEVGTGGEGSKIVRSGTNLWVPCSDKRLLQIDLTSNKISQQYSGHSDWVLTACFQPSTTTDGEESHSIASGSFDGEVRLWNIADAAVIRQWVAKP encoded by the coding sequence TTGAAAGATTTATCATTCCTGGGACTTGCGTCCCGAGCTATCGGATGTCGTCGCTTCGCGACTGGTTCGCTGCTTGGGTTGGCGGTACTTTGCGCACCCGCATCAGGGGACGATGCAGCGACGGTCAGCTTTCGCAGCGACATCGCTCCGATCCTACTAGAGAGTTGCCTTGCTTGTCACGGACCGAAGAAGGCCGAGGGAGGCTATCGCGTCGATACTTACGACGAGTTGCTGAAAGCGGGCGATTCGGGTGAACTGCCGATTGCTGCTTCGCTCGATCATGTCAGCGAGTTGGTTCGCCGCATCATCAGCGATGACGAATCGGAACGAATGCCAGCTGAAAACGATGCTCTGCCCCCGGCGCAGGTTCAGTTGATCAAAACGTGGGTTGCCGCGGGCGGCAAGTTCGATGGCAAGGACTCTGGTCTGTCGCTGTCACTTGTCATGCCACCGGTTCGATACGCTGACCCACCAGAAGTCTACAGCCAAGCGGTTCCGATCACAGCAACAACGTTCTCGCCCGACGGCAAGCAGATCGTCACCAGCGGCTATCACGAGCTTGCGATCTGGAATACCGAGGACGCGACGCTGGTTCGACGGATCCAGAACATCGGTCAACGGGTGTTCGCCTTGGCGTTTTCATCGGACGGGCAAACACTGGCCGTCGGTTGCGGCCAACCCGGGCGAAGCGGCGAGGTGCGATTGGTGGATTTCAACTCGGGTGACGTCAAAGAAGTCATCGCACGAACAAACGATGTCGTCCTGGATCTGGCTTATCGGCCCGGAACGAATGATTTAGCCATCGCGTCGGCCGATAGTACGATCCGCATCATCAATACCGAAACGCTGAAAGAGATCCGTGCCTTTGCCAGTCATGCGGATTGGGTGACGGCCGTTGCCTGGAGCGATGACGGCACGCGTCTGGCTTCTGCCAGCCGGGACAAATCCGTCAAGGTGTACGACGGAACAACAGGCGACCTACTGTCAAGCTACTTGGGGCACGGAGCGGCTGTGCGAGGCGTTTCGATCCTCGCGGACAGCAAGCAGGTCGTTTCAGTCGGCGCGGACAACAAACTGCATCGCTGGAACATCGAAGGCGCCAAGAAGGTGGCAGAGGTCGGCACCGGTGGCGAAGGTTCCAAAATCGTCCGCAGCGGAACCAATCTTTGGGTACCCTGTTCCGACAAACGTCTGCTGCAAATTGACTTGACCAGCAACAAGATCTCGCAACAGTACAGCGGTCACAGCGATTGGGTGCTAACCGCATGCTTCCAGCCATCAACGACGACGGACGGCGAAGAAAGTCATTCGATCGCCAGCGGTTCCTTCGATGGGGAAGTCCGACTGTGGAACATTGCCGACGCCGCGGTCATTCGCCAGTGGGTCGCCAAACCCTAG
- a CDS encoding DUF1501 domain-containing protein codes for MTNAKNRRAFMVASASGFAGLHFGTPSKVLSNGFAAAPDAAKAGSGGRAKSVILFFLCGGASHVDTWDMKPDAPAEYRGPFQPISTSAPGIHCCEHMPLLAKQTHHLAVIRSVCGTVNTNDHHAGYYYNLTGHVPDTTFKTQGNDRRPYADDWPFMGSVVGARRPSQQGLPSAITLPHKPSKLPYTRPGQFAARLGVEFDPLYVQGTVDEPLKFQVPSLVLSGDVTADHLRSRQQLLKQLDVARSHFENSAVEQTWKKHQQRTLDLLLSSNATKVFDLESESEATRTRYGTGVNAMSLLLARRLVEAETPFVTVFWKENEAIKGQCKSAGGWDTHGNNFDCLKNHLLPEFDRAFSALIEDLDQRGLLDQTLLVVNSEMGRTPKIGDPRSGGVAGAGRDHWTHCQSVLMAGGGIQGGQTYGKSDRLGEFPSDHPLTPADIAKTVYHAAGIDDLRAEDDQGRPYNLLDEGRPIRELFS; via the coding sequence ATGACCAATGCTAAAAATCGTCGCGCGTTCATGGTTGCGTCGGCAAGCGGGTTCGCTGGGCTTCATTTTGGCACGCCATCGAAGGTCCTGTCGAATGGGTTCGCAGCGGCGCCAGACGCGGCCAAGGCGGGCAGTGGCGGACGGGCCAAGTCGGTGATTCTGTTCTTCCTGTGTGGTGGTGCTTCGCACGTCGACACCTGGGACATGAAACCCGACGCACCGGCGGAGTATCGCGGACCCTTTCAGCCGATCTCGACTTCAGCACCCGGGATTCATTGCTGCGAGCATATGCCGCTACTTGCAAAGCAAACGCATCATTTGGCGGTGATTCGGTCGGTTTGTGGAACGGTCAATACGAATGATCATCACGCCGGGTACTACTACAATTTGACCGGTCATGTCCCGGACACCACCTTCAAAACGCAAGGCAACGATCGGCGTCCCTATGCCGACGATTGGCCGTTCATGGGATCGGTTGTTGGAGCCCGACGACCGAGCCAGCAGGGGTTGCCCAGTGCGATCACACTGCCCCACAAGCCAAGCAAATTGCCGTATACGCGCCCTGGGCAATTTGCCGCTCGGTTAGGTGTCGAGTTTGATCCGCTGTACGTCCAAGGCACGGTCGACGAACCACTGAAATTTCAAGTGCCGTCGCTGGTGCTTTCAGGGGACGTGACGGCTGATCATTTGCGATCCCGACAGCAATTGCTGAAACAATTGGATGTTGCTCGTAGTCATTTCGAAAACTCGGCGGTCGAGCAAACTTGGAAGAAACACCAGCAGCGAACGCTGGATCTATTGCTGTCGTCCAACGCCACCAAGGTGTTTGATCTCGAGAGCGAAAGTGAAGCCACTCGCACGCGATACGGGACGGGCGTCAATGCGATGAGCTTGTTGCTGGCCCGCCGGCTTGTCGAGGCTGAAACGCCGTTTGTGACCGTGTTTTGGAAAGAGAATGAAGCGATCAAGGGCCAGTGCAAAAGTGCGGGAGGCTGGGACACGCACGGCAACAACTTTGATTGTTTGAAGAATCATCTGTTGCCGGAATTCGATCGAGCGTTCTCTGCGCTGATCGAAGACCTGGACCAACGTGGTCTGTTGGACCAAACCTTGTTGGTCGTGAACAGTGAAATGGGGCGGACTCCCAAGATTGGCGATCCGCGATCTGGCGGGGTCGCGGGTGCTGGTCGAGATCACTGGACACATTGCCAAAGCGTGCTGATGGCTGGCGGTGGCATCCAAGGCGGCCAGACCTACGGAAAGAGCGATCGATTGGGGGAGTTTCCGTCGGATCATCCGCTGACCCCCGCCGACATTGCCAAGACGGTTTACCACGCCGCTGGCATTGACGATCTGCGGGCCGAGGACGATCAAGGGCGTCCTTACAATCTGCTGGATGAGGGCCGGCCAATCCGCGAGCTGTTCAGCTAA